TTCTGAAACCTTAAATGACTGAAACTGAATAATTATGCAGAGGAGAAGGGATAAGATGAATATGAGATATTTTCCAGCAATAGTGAAGCGGCCTAGTCTGCGCCCTATACACGGTATGTTTATAATATTTCTAGTTCTGTCTGCTCTATTTGTTCCTTTAATCCCCTTGGCAGACGCTCAGGGAGCACTGATAACTGTTGACCCTCCTTCGATCACTGGCCCTCTGCCAGGCGACCAGTTCGGTGTGGACATATACATTACGGAAGCTGTAGGTGTGCACGCTTGGGAGGTCGAGCTGCTTTTCGACAAGAAGGTTCTACACGTCACTGAGTTTATTGAAGGCGACTTCCTGATGGGAGGCGGCATGACATCCTTTTACCCTTATATAGATAACCCCACGGGTTATGCCAGCTGTGCAGCTACTGGAGACTTAGACCATTTCGGGGTCTGGGGTGAAGGCATTCTGGCAACAGTGATTTTTGAGGTTATGGGCGGAGGCAACAGCCTCATCGACATCTACAACTCAACTCTCTTTGACCGAGACAAGAACCCTCTGCTACATATGGCGGAGGACGGCTACTTCGCGGGTATGGCGCCATACGCCAAATTCACATATTCCCCCAGTCCTATAAGTGACGGTTACTCTCCAGCGGCCAACCAAACGGTAACATTTGATGCGGGTGACAGCTACGATCCAGACGGAACAATCGCAAACTACCATTGGGACTGGGGTGATGGAACAACACCAGAGGATACCGCCAGCACTGTGATCGATCATGTTTTCACTCAGCCAAACGTCGCAGGATATATTGTTAATCTCACGGTCACAGACGACGACCCAATGGGCTACGAAGGGTCTTATGATTCCCCTGTAATTGTTGTAATCCGAGACGTAGCGGTTACAGGCTTAGATGTTTCGCCCGAAAACCTTGTGAGACCAGATATCATGGTGGAGATAAACGTAACCGTATGTAATTATGGAACATTCAGTGAGGGCTACAACGTGGCAGCATACTATGATGACACTCTCATAGATGAAGTAAGCGAAGCAAGCTTGGCTTCGGGACAGAACAGAAATTCGACTTTCGATCTGGACACGACGGGCTTTGCGGGCGGCACATACATCATCAAGGCTAACGTAACATCCGTATTCCTAGGCGACAGCAACCTGACAAACAACGAATTCACAAGCCCACTCACCATCATCGCTGAGCTCCCACCTGTTGCCTCCTTCACCTGGTCGCCTCTGGAACCGTTAGTCGGCGAGGTGGTAACTTTCACTTCTACCAGCACCGACCCTGACGGCACAGTAGTTAGTTGGGCGTGGGACTTTGACGGCGACGATGTCATAGATGCTACGACCGAAATTGCAGCCTACACTTACACAACGGCTGGCACCTATGCCGTGTCATTAACAGTCATCGATGATGATGGGTTAGCCGACACCGACACGCACTCCATCACGATCAGAAAATTTAGTAGCTCTATCTCCATCACGGCTTCTCCAACAACGATCAGCATCGGTGAGAGCTTAGTTATCAATGGATCGATCACTCCTGCACGCGTAGGAGCCGAGGTGACGATTTGGCATAGGAAAATTGGGGAGTTGTGGAGCATCCTCGCAACCGCGACAACAAACGAAACCAGCCAATACTCATACATTTGGACACCTTCAGATACAGGAACCTACGAGGTTAACGCAAGCTGGCTAGGCGATGAAAACACACTCGCAGCTGAAAGCTCTATAGTAGCAATAGAAGTTATTCCGCCTCGCATATTAGCGATCAAACTTACGGGTGAACATGACTATTTGCTTAGGGAAAACGTCAAGATACGATTGGCAGCACATGTAAAAGACAGCGCCACCACGGAGCCCATCTCAGATGCAGACGTGACCATACAGATATTTGATGCGGACGGGGTTCTATGGGTGTCTGATATCATGGTGGAGAAACTTGTCAGCACCGGCATCTATGAGTGGGAAAGCGAGGAAACGATTAAGCGGCTACGCTTGGAGAAAGGAGTCTACCTTGTCCACGTTACTGTTTCATCAGAAGGAAGCTTAACAACATCTGACATACTAGCATTCCATATAGACCCGCCAGGGGAAGATCCCATGCAACTCCATTGGATTCTGTTATTCATACTAGCAGCAGCATTGGCAACCACCGTTTCGGTTTGGTATGCAGACCACCGAAGACTGACAAGAAAACTTCCCGAACTACAGAAAAGAATGTACTACCCTTCCAACTTCCCTTTTTTCTGATTTGAAATTCAATGGAAGCACATGAGTGCGCAGTTCAGACTTCCACGCATGGATCTAATATAATATTGTTTTTAGAGGTTGTGCGGAAAATCACCATGTTCCATCAACATAAGAACTTCCAAAGTAAATCCATGCATGAAGAGTCCAGTTACGTGAGGAGTACGTTTAAGAAGCTTCTAGCATGCATGCCCACTCTAATTGGAAAAGTCACTTTCAGCCATTGACGTGAAACACTGTTGAGTGTCTCCATTCCCAACCGTCTTCATCCACGTATGCCGTTGTAACGTTAACATATGCATGCATCATGTACAGGCGAGAGCTACCAGAGTGGTCTACAACGTGAAGCGTGCTCTTATTCTTTCAGTTTGTAGCAGTTTCCGTCCAAAGCGTAGACTGGCAACTCATTCCTAATCATACGCTTGCCCTCTGCTTTCAGCAAGTCTCTAATCTTTGCATAATTATGAAGAAATCTCGTTGCTTTAGAAGTCACCTTATAAACCGTTTTCTCATCCTGCATAACAGATACAATGAGTTGCGTTTCAAGAAGAAAAGACAAGTATTCATTGAGTTGAACAGGGGTAAGACTCGCCTTATACATGATCTGGGTTTTGAGGCTTCCATTCCTTGCGGTATCCAGGATGTCAGCTATTATATGCAGACGATCTCTGCGTTTACGCGAATCACTTTCCAAGACTCCTTTCAACATAAATCCTCTCTAAGTCTATTCCACAAACACGTATGCGTCTACAGCAATCTTGAAAGGCCAGACTTGAAAAAGGAGTGCTTCCGAAGCAACCATATTTCTGAATGGAAACTATGACAATGTATGTCTTGTACATAAGTTTTTATTGATTCTATGGAATACCATGAAGCATGCGTTCTGCAGACTGGCGCGTTTTACGTGACGTGTTTTATATCGTAGGTGGATCTTTTCTTCTTGGATGTATGTGTGCATATGCGGTTCCACCCTTCCATGATTATACCATCCCATTATTGGCAGCTGGAATAGCCCTGTTGGTTGTGGGTTTTGTAAGTGACATGAAATGCATGCACGGTCGTGGAAGAGGATCCCTGCAGCAAGGTACATAAAAGAAACTTCTATAACAATATTTCAATCCGCGTGCATGCTCTGAGAGGCTTGGAATCCAGAAAAGAAGATAAGTGCAAGATTGCTCATTCATGCGTGCATGTCTATTTTCCTTTTGACGGCTTGGGCTTTATATAGATTCCAGCGAAGAGGACGGCTGCTCCGATGAGGGCTGTTATGGTTCCAGGTGTAGCGTAAGGGTAAAGCTGATGGTCCTTGGTCTCTTCTTGCATCACTTTGACATTGCCCCAGAGGTCGACAGCGTTGGGTCCCTCGTTTATGATATCAATTTGATAAGTTCCTCCTCCAACTGTCGTCACGTTTCCGGTGAAGCTGGTTCCAACTTCGTTAAATATTGTAGTCATCCATGGCGTGGGAGAATATTCTAAAATGGATACGGTGAGTCTTAGTGGATGAGAGGAAGATACGTCGAATTCAAACCACATGTCTCCATACATGTATCTTCCCCAAAAGGTGCGGTTGAGGGATTCTGACGGAGGATTCAACGTTGGAGGCCATATGTTCCACGTCTCTACAACATTTTCTTCAGTGCGGGTTTCAACGGTTGAATATGCGGCTAGAGCTATTCCCGCTATCAGAAGAATTGTGCCCATGATGACAATTACTTTTTTGATTCTGGTTTCCCCCTTCATTCCAAGTTGGCTGCCTTGGCTGAATTCTTTAGTTCAGCAACTTGCCTGTCTACTTGTTCCCAAAATGTTTGTTCTACCTTGTTCATGGCTTCTTGATATCTTGC
The sequence above is a segment of the Candidatus Bathyarchaeota archaeon genome. Coding sequences within it:
- a CDS encoding PKD domain-containing protein; this encodes MQRRRDKMNMRYFPAIVKRPSLRPIHGMFIIFLVLSALFVPLIPLADAQGALITVDPPSITGPLPGDQFGVDIYITEAVGVHAWEVELLFDKKVLHVTEFIEGDFLMGGGMTSFYPYIDNPTGYASCAATGDLDHFGVWGEGILATVIFEVMGGGNSLIDIYNSTLFDRDKNPLLHMAEDGYFAGMAPYAKFTYSPSPISDGYSPAANQTVTFDAGDSYDPDGTIANYHWDWGDGTTPEDTASTVIDHVFTQPNVAGYIVNLTVTDDDPMGYEGSYDSPVIVVIRDVAVTGLDVSPENLVRPDIMVEINVTVCNYGTFSEGYNVAAYYDDTLIDEVSEASLASGQNRNSTFDLDTTGFAGGTYIIKANVTSVFLGDSNLTNNEFTSPLTIIAELPPVASFTWSPLEPLVGEVVTFTSTSTDPDGTVVSWAWDFDGDDVIDATTEIAAYTYTTAGTYAVSLTVIDDDGLADTDTHSITIRKFSSSISITASPTTISIGESLVINGSITPARVGAEVTIWHRKIGELWSILATATTNETSQYSYIWTPSDTGTYEVNASWLGDENTLAAESSIVAIEVIPPRILAIKLTGEHDYLLRENVKIRLAAHVKDSATTEPISDADVTIQIFDADGVLWVSDIMVEKLVSTGIYEWESEETIKRLRLEKGVYLVHVTVSSEGSLTTSDILAFHIDPPGEDPMQLHWILLFILAAALATTVSVWYADHRRLTRKLPELQKRMYYPSNFPFF